From a single Solenopsis invicta isolate M01_SB chromosome 6, UNIL_Sinv_3.0, whole genome shotgun sequence genomic region:
- the LOC105204089 gene encoding superoxide dismutase [Cu-Zn], chloroplastic isoform X1, giving the protein MIRMIALLVAAVIAVSATQAEEELVAVVRLMSYSSSRNVTGNLKIVQNPRDGPVTITGKIYGLTEGLHGFHVHEKGDVSMGCMSAGAHFNPENVTHGAPEDTVRHVGDLGNIQADAAGEATINITDNIISLKGSNSIVGRAIVVHSGEDDLGKGNNSLSLTTGNAGDRWACGIVGIESPYARWNSGSFTTPSVSILVIFFLIATYQHFKF; this is encoded by the exons GAATTGGTGGCAGTCGTTCGTTTAATGTCATATTCTTCCTCGAGAAATGTCACGGGTAATTTGAAGATCGTTCAGAACCCCCGGGATGGACCGGTTACTATCACTGGCAAGATCTATGGACTCACAGAAGGGCTACATGGTTTCCATGTGCACGAGAAGGGAGACGTGAGCATGGGTTGCATGTCCGCAGGAGCGCATTTCAACCCTGAGAAC GTCACTCACGGCGCGCCGGAAGACACTGTCAGACATGTCGGCGATCTAGGAAACATCCAGGCCGATGCTGCGGGAGAAGCAACAATAAATATCACTGACAATATCATCTCGTTGAAAGGATCGAACAGCATCGTCGGCCGAGCCATAGTTGTGCACTCCGGCGAGGACGATCTTGGCAAGGGCAATAACTCTCTCTCTTTGACAACTGGAAATGCTGGCGATCGTTGGGCCTGTGGTATCGTTGGCATCGA GTCGCCGTACGCCAGGTGGAATTCTGGTTCATTTACTACGCCGAGCGTATCGATCCTCGTGATATTCTTCCTCATCGCCACTTATCAACATTTCAAGTTTTAA
- the LOC105204091 gene encoding CD63 antigen: MESCGMSFIKYILFIFNLIFAISGIGIIATGALVLADVGDYNHFVEGRILAPSIVLIVAGAIVFIIAFLGCYGAIKENYNLLIAFATALLIIFVIELAVGIAAAVFKNNFSMVMKDALKVSMKNFTEADKQAWDKVQKELQCCGVDGPKDWFNGNTGFPSSCCNDTQLTQATNVQCVIYNAHKEGCFSKMEMRVHNDATVLIGVGIGIAFIEIVGIVLACCLAAAIKKETNK, translated from the exons ATGGAGTCCTGCGGGATGAGCTTTATCAAGTATATCCTCTTtatcttcaatttaattttcgcG ATATCTGGCATAGGTATTATTGCGACTGGCGCATTGGTATTAGCAGATGTTGGTGATTACAATCACTTCGTCGAAGGCAGGATATTGGCACCGTCTATAGTGCTTATAGTTGCCGGCGCTATTGTTTTCATCATAGCTTTTCTAGGATGTTACGGAGCGATAAAGGAGAATTATAACTTGCTAATTGCG tttgcAACCGCACTGTTAATAATCTTCGTGATCGAGCTCGCGGTGGGTATAGCGGCGGcagtgtttaaaaataattttagcatGGTGATGAAGGATGCCCTGAAGGtatcaatgaaaaactttacGGAAGCCGACAAACAGGCCTGGGATAAAGTACAGAAAGAG CTACAATGTTGCGGCGTGGACGGTCCTAAAGATTGGTTTAATGGAAATACAGGATTTCCATCGTCCTGTTGCAATGATACACAACTAACACAAGCGACGAATGTACAATGTGTAATATACAATGCGCATAAGGAAGGATGCTTTAGCAAGATGGAAATGCGAGTTCATAATGACGCCACAGTCTTAATCGGTGTGGGCATTGGAATAGCTTTTATAGAG aTTGTCGGTATCGTCCTTGCTTGTtgtctcgccgcggccataaaaaaagaaaccaaTAAATGA